One window of Legionella pneumophila subsp. pneumophila str. Philadelphia 1 genomic DNA carries:
- a CDS encoding pteridine reductase, with protein MNQTNTQEAKVALVTGGAKRIGAAIVKKLHLSGYQVAIHCRSALHEADILAKDLNRLRTNSAIVMQKELTEPDAAEEIISKVKHWAGRLDLLVNNASAFKRTDCHLLNEADWQYLFAVNVQAPFLLSMAACPLLAPCKGSIINITDIHADKPLKGYSVYCQTKAALEMQTRSLARELAPEIRVNAVAPGAIAWPENDNSLTAEAQQKIIEKTPLKSHGKPDFIAQAVLALAENSFITGQTLKVDGGRSLTS; from the coding sequence TTGAATCAGACAAACACGCAAGAAGCCAAGGTTGCTTTAGTGACTGGAGGCGCTAAACGTATCGGCGCAGCAATTGTTAAAAAATTACATCTCTCTGGATATCAGGTAGCCATCCATTGTCGTTCTGCTTTGCATGAAGCCGATATTCTGGCCAAAGATTTGAATCGGTTGCGTACGAATAGCGCCATTGTCATGCAAAAAGAATTAACTGAGCCTGATGCAGCAGAAGAGATCATATCCAAAGTGAAACATTGGGCCGGTCGTTTGGATTTGCTAGTGAATAATGCTTCTGCTTTTAAACGAACGGATTGCCATTTATTGAATGAGGCAGACTGGCAATATCTGTTTGCAGTGAATGTCCAGGCTCCCTTTCTACTGAGTATGGCAGCTTGTCCTTTACTGGCTCCATGCAAGGGTTCCATTATTAACATAACTGATATTCATGCAGATAAGCCACTTAAAGGATATTCGGTATATTGTCAAACTAAAGCCGCATTGGAGATGCAAACGAGGTCGCTTGCTCGTGAGCTAGCACCAGAAATAAGAGTCAATGCCGTTGCGCCTGGCGCCATTGCCTGGCCTGAGAATGACAATAGTTTAACTGCGGAAGCACAACAAAAAATTATCGAGAAAACACCGTTAAAAAGCCATGGCAAACCCGATTTTATTGCTCAGGCTGTTCTTGCTCTGGCTGAAAATTCATTTATCACTGGTCAAACATTGAAAGTAGATGGAGGTAGAAGTTTGACAAGCTAA
- a CDS encoding class I SAM-dependent methyltransferase yields the protein MNLKQTLINQLKLQKEIPFIDFMQQALYAPYEGYYTSGLQKLGKHGDFITAPELTSLYGKTLANQFQQILPLLDSPVLFEFGAGTGKLCIDTLTHLEQLQCLPESYFILEVSANLRHRQQELIQQKIPQLAGLIHWLDKWPEAPFNGVIIANEVLDAMPVYRFMQSETEILESYVTLDEHDQLTEIFKPVQNQRLLAYIKNRLPPLDYPYLTEANLFLDDWLLNCSHMLKKGALFIIDYGFPRHEYYHPDRNQGTLMCHYQHYSHPNPLLNPGEQDITAHVDFTHVAEAGHQAGFHIAGYTNQASFLLANGLLSLIHTLDDEQELFAAKQAIKQLTQPSEMGELFKVIALTKDLEIDLNGFLINDKRVNL from the coding sequence ATGAATTTAAAACAAACTCTAATAAACCAGTTAAAGCTGCAAAAAGAAATCCCTTTTATAGACTTTATGCAGCAAGCACTCTATGCCCCCTATGAAGGCTATTATACTTCAGGACTGCAAAAACTAGGAAAACACGGTGATTTTATCACTGCTCCTGAATTAACCTCCTTGTATGGCAAAACTTTAGCCAACCAATTCCAACAAATTCTTCCCTTGCTGGACTCCCCCGTACTATTCGAGTTTGGGGCCGGAACTGGAAAGCTCTGTATTGATACATTAACTCATTTGGAACAATTACAATGCTTGCCTGAATCGTATTTCATCCTGGAAGTAAGTGCTAACTTACGCCATCGTCAGCAAGAATTGATTCAACAAAAAATCCCGCAATTGGCCGGTTTGATTCACTGGCTGGACAAATGGCCAGAGGCTCCTTTTAATGGAGTGATAATAGCGAATGAAGTACTGGATGCCATGCCAGTTTATCGCTTTATGCAATCTGAAACAGAAATCCTGGAAAGCTATGTCACTCTGGATGAACATGATCAATTAACAGAAATCTTCAAACCAGTACAAAATCAACGACTATTGGCCTATATCAAAAATCGTTTACCACCACTGGATTACCCTTACCTTACCGAGGCTAATTTGTTTCTTGATGATTGGCTGTTAAATTGCAGTCATATGTTGAAAAAAGGGGCTTTGTTTATTATTGATTATGGCTTCCCTCGCCATGAATACTATCATCCTGATCGTAATCAAGGCACGTTAATGTGTCATTATCAACATTATTCTCATCCCAATCCTTTACTTAACCCGGGAGAACAAGATATCACCGCACATGTTGATTTTACTCATGTTGCTGAGGCAGGGCACCAGGCGGGATTTCATATTGCAGGGTATACTAATCAAGCCTCTTTTTTGCTGGCGAACGGTTTGCTAAGCTTAATCCATACTCTTGATGATGAACAGGAACTGTTTGCAGCAAAACAGGCCATTAAACAGTTAACTCAACCGAGTGAAATGGGAGAGCTATTCAAAGTCATTGCGTTAACCAAAGATCTGGAAATTGATTTAAATGGTTTTCTGATAAATGATAAGAGAGTGAATTTATAA
- a CDS encoding sulfite exporter TauE/SafE family protein: protein MISGELLINGVIYIIIGAFAGIMAGALGVGGGLIVVPGLVYIFQHSQVIPEDILMHVAAGCSLAVMIFTSYASLKAHNKMDEILLPLFKKLCPGLVLGTILGSIMASFIPTHLLKIIFGLFLLGVAMKMLLDVRVSHTDKFPGYWLNNLVSSSIGSISGLLGVGGGVIIIPYLTYCGVPVRKIAAVSNLGTFAVGLVGTIMFMITGTLDMAKISYSTGYIYWPAVLGVAIPSSLIAPFGAKLNYLLPVNYLRYGFIVILITTGIHMFL, encoded by the coding sequence ATGATATCCGGTGAGTTACTGATTAATGGAGTGATTTACATCATTATTGGTGCTTTTGCAGGAATAATGGCGGGCGCTCTGGGCGTTGGTGGCGGGCTTATTGTGGTACCAGGACTCGTCTATATTTTTCAACACTCGCAGGTGATTCCAGAAGATATCCTTATGCATGTCGCTGCAGGTTGTTCACTGGCGGTGATGATTTTTACTTCTTATGCATCCTTAAAAGCACATAATAAAATGGATGAGATACTCTTACCCCTTTTTAAGAAGTTATGTCCTGGTTTGGTTCTTGGTACTATTTTAGGTTCCATAATGGCTTCTTTTATTCCAACCCATTTATTGAAAATAATATTTGGACTGTTCTTGCTTGGCGTAGCTATGAAAATGCTTCTTGATGTCCGAGTGAGCCACACTGATAAATTTCCGGGATATTGGCTTAATAATTTAGTCAGTAGTTCAATAGGTTCGATATCTGGTTTATTAGGGGTTGGAGGAGGAGTCATCATTATCCCTTATCTGACCTATTGTGGAGTTCCAGTCAGAAAGATTGCCGCAGTATCCAATTTGGGCACTTTTGCAGTTGGCCTAGTGGGTACAATTATGTTTATGATTACTGGCACATTAGACATGGCAAAAATATCGTATTCCACAGGGTATATATATTGGCCAGCAGTTTTAGGGGTAGCAATTCCAAGTAGTTTGATTGCACCATTTGGGGCGAAATTAAATTATCTTTTACCCGTAAATTATTTAAGATATGGATTTATCGTGATTTTAATTACCACCGGAATTCATATGTTTTTGTGA
- a CDS encoding acyl-CoA thioesterase → MTEINKIIHKKTFDIAWGDMDALGHVNNARYFDYFQEARIDWLRELDIKMTGQTGPVVIHVACTFLKPIVYPATVTIHSKVNSLGNSSMIMDHDLYQEETLMAQGVSKIVWIDYTQNKSVPLPDIIRNLV, encoded by the coding sequence ATGACTGAAATAAACAAAATAATACATAAAAAAACTTTTGATATCGCCTGGGGCGATATGGACGCATTAGGACATGTTAACAATGCTCGCTATTTTGACTATTTTCAGGAAGCCCGGATTGATTGGCTCCGGGAGCTTGACATCAAAATGACAGGTCAAACAGGTCCTGTTGTCATTCATGTGGCCTGTACCTTTCTGAAACCAATCGTTTATCCTGCTACTGTAACCATACACAGCAAGGTAAATAGTCTTGGCAATTCCAGCATGATTATGGACCATGATTTGTATCAGGAAGAAACGCTTATGGCACAAGGTGTGAGTAAAATAGTTTGGATTGATTATACCCAAAATAAATCCGTGCCTTTGCCTGATATTATTAGGAATTTAGTGTAG
- a CDS encoding primosomal protein N' has translation MNDIYQVCIPHTNRDCFDYEALDLTPCIGGRVWVPFRNQARVGIVINKVCDQQTGHSLKKITSIIDEKPLVPEDLLELCLWVGSYYQSPLSEVIPLVIPKKYRLGLPCSLPTEDFYQLNIPVEKAKTLISKKAKKQHELIDFLSRHQKGISKQTLKQHGYNGTQIAALLACQAINLSQQVTLPTKIPEKLSPPLTLNPEQAVAVDSIFEHIHHYQCFLLQGVTGSGKTEVYLHVIAKILEQGKQVLVLVPEIGLTPQLLSRFTARFNHPITVLHSNLNESERQIAWQLAKENKVKMVIGTRSAVFTPLPNLGLIIIDEEHDSSLKQMEGVRYSARDTALMRAHLANIPIILGTATPSLETIHNYKQKKYNLLRLTHKAASTTPLHYQLIDLRSQMVQHGLALPTLKIIENHLLQQNQVLVFINRRGFAPVLLCHQCGWMVDCKACDSHLTLHKQAGQMICHHCGLTQRIPLFCNNCQSKELIPVGSGTQRIYEFLSHQFPDTNVLRIDRDEVRKKNSLNSHLDKINKGEAQLIIGTQMLAKGHHFPRLSLVVVVDADAGFYNQDFRAIEHLGQLLTQVSGRAGRAEHPGQVLIQTYLPDHPLLNLLIQHGYDEFANALLISRQEAEMPPFQFLAVIRAQGKTVNKVEQFLKATKDQIQAHPLTVLGPAPAPLPRKANQHRMQLLIKSPSRKVLKSSLTQLREWLTMNKLSNGIRWNVDVDPMDLS, from the coding sequence ATGAACGATATTTATCAGGTTTGTATCCCCCATACCAATCGAGATTGTTTTGATTACGAAGCCCTGGATTTAACTCCATGCATTGGCGGAAGAGTATGGGTTCCTTTTCGCAATCAAGCCCGAGTGGGCATTGTAATCAATAAAGTTTGTGACCAGCAAACGGGCCATTCGTTAAAGAAAATCACTTCAATAATCGATGAGAAACCTCTCGTTCCTGAAGATCTCTTAGAGCTTTGTCTATGGGTAGGAAGCTATTATCAGTCACCATTATCTGAAGTGATTCCTTTGGTAATACCAAAAAAATATCGCCTGGGTTTACCCTGCTCACTACCTACAGAAGATTTTTATCAATTGAATATACCTGTTGAAAAGGCGAAGACACTCATCTCGAAAAAAGCAAAAAAACAACATGAGTTGATTGATTTTTTAAGCAGGCACCAGAAAGGGATTTCCAAACAGACCCTAAAACAACATGGCTACAACGGAACTCAAATTGCGGCACTACTTGCTTGTCAAGCAATTAACCTGTCACAGCAAGTTACCTTGCCAACCAAAATTCCTGAAAAACTCAGTCCACCGCTAACACTCAATCCTGAACAAGCCGTTGCCGTAGATTCCATTTTCGAACACATCCATCATTACCAATGCTTTTTACTGCAAGGTGTTACCGGGAGTGGTAAGACAGAGGTTTATTTGCATGTCATTGCCAAAATATTGGAGCAAGGCAAACAAGTATTGGTGCTGGTACCAGAAATCGGGTTAACCCCTCAGCTTTTATCTCGTTTTACAGCCCGATTTAACCACCCCATAACCGTATTACATTCCAATTTGAATGAATCAGAAAGGCAAATTGCCTGGCAGCTGGCAAAAGAGAACAAAGTTAAAATGGTGATTGGAACTCGTTCTGCCGTTTTTACCCCTCTACCCAATCTTGGTTTAATTATCATCGATGAAGAGCATGACAGTTCGCTCAAACAAATGGAAGGGGTGCGTTATTCTGCGCGAGATACTGCTTTAATGCGTGCTCATCTTGCCAATATTCCTATCATTCTTGGTACAGCCACTCCCAGTCTGGAAACCATCCACAACTACAAACAAAAAAAATATAATTTATTACGCTTAACGCATAAAGCTGCCTCCACTACACCGTTACACTATCAACTGATTGATTTACGATCGCAAATGGTACAGCATGGCTTGGCTCTCCCAACCCTTAAAATCATAGAAAATCATTTGCTGCAACAAAACCAGGTTCTTGTTTTCATTAACCGACGCGGCTTTGCCCCAGTGTTACTTTGCCATCAATGTGGATGGATGGTTGATTGCAAAGCATGCGATAGCCATTTAACCTTGCATAAACAGGCAGGACAAATGATTTGTCATCATTGTGGATTAACCCAAAGAATACCCTTGTTTTGCAATAACTGCCAAAGTAAGGAATTAATCCCCGTAGGATCTGGCACCCAGAGAATTTATGAGTTTTTAAGCCATCAGTTTCCAGATACGAATGTTTTACGAATTGACCGAGATGAGGTTCGTAAAAAAAATTCTCTAAACAGCCATTTGGACAAAATTAATAAAGGGGAAGCTCAGCTGATCATAGGCACTCAAATGCTAGCCAAGGGACACCATTTCCCCCGTCTATCCCTGGTCGTTGTCGTAGATGCTGATGCAGGCTTTTACAACCAGGATTTCCGGGCTATTGAACATTTGGGGCAATTATTAACTCAAGTATCTGGACGAGCAGGGCGAGCAGAACATCCCGGGCAAGTATTGATTCAAACTTATTTACCTGATCATCCCCTGCTTAATCTACTCATTCAGCATGGGTATGATGAATTTGCGAACGCTTTATTAATTTCAAGACAAGAGGCTGAAATGCCACCTTTTCAGTTTTTAGCGGTCATCAGAGCTCAGGGCAAAACCGTCAACAAGGTGGAGCAATTCCTAAAAGCAACCAAAGATCAAATTCAAGCTCATCCTCTCACGGTACTGGGTCCTGCACCAGCTCCTTTACCACGAAAAGCTAACCAGCATAGGATGCAACTATTAATTAAATCCCCTTCAAGAAAAGTTCTAAAAAGTTCATTGACGCAATTAAGAGAGTGGTTAACAATGAATAAATTAAGTAATGGCATCCGCTGGAATGTGGATGTTGATCCTATGGACTTATCATGA
- the lgt2 gene encoding Dot/Icm type IV secretion system effector glucosyltransferase Lgt2/LegC8, producing the protein MSEQYWRFKLMTEGGCNQNEATRLITVLKRKLKPFPEESINKLFENDNFCNRLSSYMAYGFGAAEEWIKKQQILSNIQPLTSEQRVDITPEKDTVSDNKPNIFGAAITFGKSPVVKLLKQNAREICESILMDEPNLKQVEYIFRLLALQVQETYSGEQAEKLYECIRDKKPIPSKFEEILLPIVNRIKENHTEILNESKRNHLGVTIQLNDPYSFSTKNSFCIWFSNNPNSAMPKKIKDILEERAKQNAPGVTKLVYSRACLTKKENTNFVQWAKENGITLLDFDELKCQGEDLELWNLAQAELKAMREGKGGNPAAASDLVRWISGVIGDVPIAYVDADMPMLTGNKSIKSEEVYAGHPVLLNMGSALVKDGVNLPMENVAFNTDIINFTGECKDRSIAIKRIAQSLIGNYLHVTERISKSGNPELKRLGLMPGYHQLLKDCEENNNKLSLPMLRKALTQAHSNLSSYVRFIGVQRFAEMVGAPEDAPLFQEALQQGNTIVLTNALVAYLVHGMDNVSRLNSSEKENLIKKYLGTQLSLLYKPLVMEFSGPCAVTREILPLLPTGEPTRYIENLKQPDAQILRVLQTHACVAGKTNFTSDNIPNWITSSEEVERTQSLRTDGLSWMPSEQARLSK; encoded by the coding sequence ATGAGCGAACAATATTGGCGTTTCAAATTGATGACTGAGGGTGGATGTAATCAAAATGAAGCAACCAGACTTATAACCGTTTTAAAACGTAAGTTGAAGCCATTCCCTGAGGAGTCAATCAATAAATTATTCGAAAACGATAATTTTTGTAATCGACTTTCCTCTTACATGGCATATGGATTTGGGGCAGCAGAAGAATGGATAAAAAAGCAACAAATATTAAGTAATATCCAACCGTTAACTTCTGAACAAAGAGTTGATATCACACCAGAGAAGGATACGGTTAGTGATAATAAGCCGAATATCTTTGGCGCTGCAATTACATTTGGAAAATCACCTGTAGTGAAGCTTCTTAAGCAAAATGCCAGAGAAATATGCGAATCAATTTTAATGGATGAACCAAATCTAAAACAGGTCGAATACATCTTCAGGTTATTGGCACTTCAAGTCCAAGAGACTTATTCAGGTGAGCAAGCTGAAAAGTTATACGAATGTATTCGGGATAAAAAGCCAATACCCTCAAAATTTGAGGAAATATTGCTCCCAATAGTGAATCGTATTAAAGAGAACCATACAGAAATCCTTAATGAATCTAAAAGGAATCACTTGGGAGTAACTATTCAGTTAAACGATCCCTATAGTTTTTCAACAAAAAATTCTTTTTGTATTTGGTTTAGTAATAATCCTAACAGTGCCATGCCAAAAAAAATTAAGGATATTTTGGAAGAAAGAGCCAAACAAAATGCACCAGGAGTAACAAAATTAGTTTATAGCCGAGCTTGTTTGACCAAGAAAGAAAATACTAATTTTGTTCAGTGGGCAAAAGAGAATGGTATTACATTATTAGATTTTGATGAGTTAAAATGTCAGGGCGAGGATTTAGAATTATGGAATTTGGCACAGGCCGAGTTAAAGGCGATGCGTGAAGGTAAAGGAGGGAATCCTGCTGCTGCCTCTGATCTGGTGCGATGGATATCAGGTGTCATAGGAGATGTTCCCATAGCCTACGTTGATGCCGATATGCCAATGCTTACTGGTAATAAAAGCATTAAGTCTGAAGAGGTTTATGCGGGACATCCTGTGCTATTAAATATGGGATCTGCATTGGTTAAAGATGGGGTTAATTTGCCCATGGAAAATGTTGCATTTAATACGGATATTATCAATTTCACTGGTGAATGTAAGGATAGAAGCATTGCCATTAAACGGATTGCTCAATCGCTGATTGGCAACTACCTCCATGTTACAGAGCGGATTTCTAAGAGTGGTAATCCAGAACTCAAGAGACTTGGCCTGATGCCAGGCTACCATCAGCTTTTGAAAGATTGTGAAGAAAACAACAACAAGTTGTCTCTACCGATGTTACGAAAAGCATTGACACAGGCTCACAGTAATTTGAGTTCTTATGTAAGATTTATTGGCGTACAGCGATTTGCTGAAATGGTTGGTGCGCCAGAGGATGCCCCATTATTCCAGGAAGCATTACAACAAGGTAATACCATTGTCTTAACAAATGCATTAGTGGCTTATTTAGTTCATGGTATGGATAACGTATCAAGATTAAACTCATCTGAAAAAGAGAATTTAATTAAGAAATATTTGGGCACTCAGCTTTCTTTATTATACAAACCCTTGGTGATGGAGTTCTCTGGGCCCTGTGCAGTAACTCGTGAAATACTACCGCTATTACCTACTGGTGAACCAACACGTTATATTGAAAACCTCAAACAGCCTGATGCACAAATTTTACGTGTATTGCAAACGCATGCCTGTGTGGCTGGGAAGACTAATTTTACTTCCGATAATATTCCAAATTGGATAACTTCCTCAGAAGAAGTTGAGCGTACACAATCCCTGCGAACGGATGGCTTGAGTTGGATGCCTAGTGAGCAAGCACGATTATCAAAATAA
- the thyA gene encoding thymidylate synthase, translating to MKTYLQLLEHILQHGVEKSDRTGTGTLSVFGYQMRFDLAQGFPLVTTKKLHTRSIVHELLWFLRGDTNISYLKENGVTIWDEWADNNGDLGPVYGKQWRSWPTADGRTIDQLSEVVQQIKSNPDSRRLIVSAWNVGELDKMALMPCHALFQFYVANNKLSCQLYQRSADVFLGVPFNIASYSLLTHMVAQQCNLDVAEFIWTGGDCHLYLNHLEQAQIQLTREPLPLPSLAIKRKPASLFDYAYEDFEFLNYQSHPAIKAPIAV from the coding sequence ATGAAAACATATTTGCAATTGTTGGAGCATATTTTACAACATGGGGTAGAAAAATCCGATAGAACGGGCACTGGAACATTATCTGTATTTGGGTATCAAATGCGTTTTGATTTGGCCCAGGGATTCCCGCTTGTTACCACTAAAAAACTGCATACGAGAAGTATTGTTCATGAATTACTGTGGTTCTTGCGTGGTGATACCAATATTTCTTATCTTAAGGAAAACGGGGTAACTATTTGGGATGAATGGGCAGATAATAATGGTGATTTAGGGCCTGTCTATGGGAAGCAATGGAGAAGTTGGCCAACTGCTGATGGACGCACCATTGATCAATTAAGTGAAGTAGTGCAACAAATAAAGAGCAACCCTGACTCTCGTCGCTTGATTGTAAGCGCCTGGAATGTGGGTGAATTGGATAAAATGGCTTTAATGCCTTGTCATGCCTTGTTTCAGTTTTATGTTGCAAACAACAAGCTATCCTGTCAATTATATCAACGCTCAGCCGATGTATTTTTAGGAGTTCCTTTCAATATCGCTTCTTATTCGTTGCTTACTCATATGGTTGCTCAGCAATGTAATTTGGATGTGGCTGAATTTATATGGACCGGGGGAGATTGTCATTTGTATCTTAATCATTTGGAGCAAGCGCAAATCCAATTAACAAGAGAACCTTTGCCATTGCCCTCCTTAGCTATTAAGAGAAAACCGGCTTCTTTATTTGACTATGCTTATGAGGATTTTGAATTTTTGAATTATCAATCACATCCCGCAATTAAAGCGCCTATCGCCGTTTAA
- the lgt gene encoding prolipoprotein diacylglyceryl transferase — translation MLTYPNINPIAFSLGPLKVHWYGLMYLIGFVGAWLLGYWRIKHYKLNWNNDQLSDLIFYSALGVILGGRVGYMLFYDFQEFIHHPWVLFKIWEGGMSFHGGLLGVVIAAWLFCRKYGKTFLEVGDFVAPLVPLGLAAGRLGNFINGELWGRVTDVPWGMIYPHVDDQPRHPSQLYEFGLEGVALFILIWCYASKPRQQGRVSALFLMGYAICRLIAESFRQPDSQLGFVAFGWLTMGQVLSIPMLLIGIWLWWAKR, via the coding sequence ATGCTCACCTATCCAAATATTAATCCAATTGCTTTTTCTTTAGGGCCATTAAAAGTTCATTGGTATGGTTTGATGTATTTAATCGGTTTTGTTGGCGCCTGGCTACTGGGTTATTGGCGCATCAAACATTATAAATTGAACTGGAATAACGACCAGTTAAGTGATTTGATCTTTTATAGTGCCCTTGGTGTTATTCTTGGGGGACGAGTAGGTTACATGTTGTTTTATGACTTTCAGGAGTTTATCCACCACCCCTGGGTATTATTTAAAATATGGGAAGGAGGGATGTCTTTCCATGGTGGTTTGCTTGGAGTGGTAATTGCCGCCTGGCTCTTTTGCCGTAAATACGGAAAAACTTTCTTGGAGGTTGGAGACTTTGTCGCCCCTCTAGTTCCTTTAGGTTTAGCGGCAGGTCGCCTGGGAAATTTCATTAATGGGGAATTATGGGGGCGTGTCACTGATGTTCCGTGGGGTATGATATATCCTCATGTTGATGATCAACCAAGACACCCCTCTCAATTGTATGAATTTGGTTTGGAAGGGGTCGCTTTATTTATTTTGATTTGGTGTTACGCATCAAAGCCGAGACAACAAGGGAGAGTGAGCGCTTTATTTTTAATGGGATACGCGATTTGCAGGTTAATTGCTGAAAGCTTTAGGCAACCTGATTCGCAATTGGGTTTTGTGGCATTTGGCTGGCTGACAATGGGGCAGGTTTTATCCATCCCTATGTTATTAATTGGAATTTGGTTATGGTGGGCTAAGCGATGA
- a CDS encoding 6-pyruvoyl trahydropterin synthase family protein: protein MKKYLTTVELQKESMKFSAGHTTIFSATEREPLHGHMYSVYLALTTWVEENGMTFDYRYYKERIHKLCRYLNQTFLMPQFSPFLEYSEDEEYYYFIFNKKKIPFLKEDITLMPLTNITVEELSRWFVNELIKEKEELDNHRIEKVVVKVFSAPGQSASHEWLRS, encoded by the coding sequence ATGAAAAAATATCTGACTACTGTGGAATTACAGAAAGAATCCATGAAGTTTTCTGCCGGGCATACCACCATCTTTTCGGCAACAGAAAGAGAGCCTTTGCATGGTCATATGTATTCTGTTTATTTGGCTCTAACTACCTGGGTAGAAGAAAATGGTATGACTTTTGATTACCGTTATTACAAAGAGCGGATTCATAAATTATGCCGCTACTTAAATCAAACTTTTCTTATGCCACAATTTTCACCTTTTTTAGAATACTCGGAAGATGAAGAATATTATTATTTCATCTTCAATAAGAAAAAAATCCCTTTTCTTAAAGAAGATATCACCTTAATGCCCTTAACCAATATTACCGTGGAAGAGTTATCACGCTGGTTTGTTAATGAACTGATTAAAGAAAAAGAGGAGTTAGATAATCATCGTATCGAAAAAGTAGTAGTCAAAGTGTTTTCCGCGCCCGGCCAATCAGCGAGTCATGAATGGCTTAGAAGTTAA